One genomic window of Bacteroidota bacterium includes the following:
- a CDS encoding leucyl aminopeptidase translates to MSISIHLSSEFTMAKPVVLLIQLDEENNYSLDLPIDLSAEESSFIANYLEKKIYLFRLPRASQSIFLHFIKEKSDDFVLIDKFRVAGSLLVNALKKYKFDELGIWFPHNKNLILAYIEGFMLSAYTFEVYKSDKEDLIDLQIQVLLSAISQTDIDELLSLVEGVYLARDLVNEPGSNLTAVELSNRIEKAGKSSGFYTETLNKAKIESLKMGGLLAVNRGSLDPPTFTIMEWKPKNPVNKKPIVLVGKGVVFDTGGLSLKPTANSMDHMKCDMSGAATVAGVMYAIAKSDFNVHVVGLVPATDNRPGQNAYYPGDVINMYDGSTVEVLNTDAEGRMLLADALAYAKNYDPQLVIDIATLTGSSAMAIGKYGIVSFSNSDEDENLLSKSGEAVYERLVRFPIWEEYAELIKSDIADVKNIGGPQGGAITAAKFLERFTDYNWIHLDIAGPAFIQKDYKYFTKGGTAIGVRLIFDFLKKISINE, encoded by the coding sequence ATGAGTATCAGCATACATTTATCAAGTGAATTTACAATGGCAAAACCTGTTGTATTACTTATTCAACTGGATGAGGAAAATAACTATTCACTTGATCTTCCAATCGATCTTAGTGCAGAAGAGTCCAGTTTTATTGCAAATTATTTAGAAAAGAAAATATACCTATTCAGGTTGCCCAGAGCTTCGCAAAGCATTTTTCTGCACTTCATAAAAGAAAAGAGCGATGATTTTGTACTGATAGATAAGTTTAGAGTGGCGGGATCTTTATTAGTTAATGCCTTAAAGAAATATAAGTTTGACGAATTAGGTATTTGGTTCCCACATAATAAGAACCTAATTCTGGCTTATATTGAAGGCTTCATGTTGTCGGCTTATACTTTTGAGGTATACAAAAGTGATAAAGAGGATTTGATTGATTTACAAATTCAAGTTTTGCTTAGTGCTATTAGTCAAACAGATATAGATGAGTTATTGTCTCTGGTAGAAGGTGTCTATCTGGCTCGTGATTTGGTAAATGAACCGGGATCAAATCTGACAGCTGTTGAATTAAGCAATCGAATCGAAAAAGCAGGTAAAAGTTCAGGATTCTATACGGAGACTTTAAATAAAGCAAAAATTGAGAGCCTTAAAATGGGTGGCTTATTGGCCGTGAACAGAGGTAGTTTGGATCCACCTACTTTTACAATAATGGAATGGAAGCCGAAAAATCCAGTCAATAAAAAACCAATTGTTTTGGTTGGTAAAGGAGTTGTTTTTGATACAGGTGGATTAAGTTTGAAGCCAACTGCTAATTCAATGGATCATATGAAATGTGATATGAGCGGTGCAGCCACAGTTGCGGGTGTTATGTATGCAATAGCTAAATCCGACTTTAATGTACACGTAGTTGGGTTAGTTCCTGCAACCGATAATCGTCCGGGTCAAAATGCTTATTATCCGGGTGATGTTATTAATATGTATGATGGCTCAACGGTTGAAGTGCTCAATACCGATGCTGAAGGACGTATGTTGCTGGCTGATGCCTTGGCATATGCCAAAAATTACGATCCACAATTGGTTATTGATATAGCCACTTTAACAGGATCTTCAGCTATGGCAATTGGCAAATATGGTATTGTGAGCTTTAGCAATAGCGATGAAGATGAGAATTTACTAAGCAAAAGTGGTGAAGCAGTTTATGAGAGATTGGTAAGATTTCCCATATGGGAAGAGTATGCTGAATTAATTAAATCGGATATTGCTGATGTCAAAAATATTGGAGGACCACAAGGTGGAGCCATAACTGCTGCTAAGTTTCTGGAAAGATTTACAGATTATAATTGGATACATTTGGACATAGCTGGGCCAGCTTTTATACAAAAAGATTATAAATATTTTACAAAAGGAGGGACAGCCATAGGCGTTCGGCTTATCTTTGACTTTCTAAAAAAAATAAGTATTAATGAATAA
- the pdxA gene encoding 4-hydroxythreonine-4-phosphate dehydrogenase PdxA: MNNSKRNSKPVIGISVGDINGIGTEIILRVFSDPRIYEYCTPLVFGCKNLVNYYLKVLNIRDLNYEIVRDPKQLNSRKLNILCDWNVDSEIKIEIGKPTESSGLYAYNSLNSAMQALKQKLIHALVTAPINKSNIQSDVFKYPGHSEYLMKESGASSYLMLMVSEIMKMGVVTDHIPLREVSSRLSRELIVEKLRLYNETLVKDFAINKPKIAVLGLNPHAGDADLLGTEESEIIIPAINEAKEKGILAMGPYSADGFFGSQMYYKFDGVLAMYHDQGLAPFKSLVFDKGVNYTAGLPIIRTSPVHGTGFNIAGQGIADENSFREALFVAIQVMKNREQHKEITRDPLGTKLVREKEDL, from the coding sequence ATGAATAATTCTAAACGAAATTCAAAGCCTGTAATTGGAATAAGTGTTGGTGACATTAATGGTATTGGTACAGAAATTATTCTTCGCGTTTTTTCTGATCCAAGAATTTATGAATACTGTACCCCATTAGTTTTTGGTTGTAAAAATCTAGTCAATTACTATCTTAAGGTTTTGAACATTAGGGATTTAAATTATGAAATTGTCAGGGATCCAAAGCAACTAAATTCACGAAAATTGAATATTTTATGTGATTGGAATGTGGATAGTGAAATAAAAATTGAAATCGGGAAACCGACAGAATCATCAGGTTTGTATGCATACAATTCTTTAAATTCTGCCATGCAAGCTTTGAAACAAAAGTTAATTCATGCATTAGTAACCGCCCCTATTAACAAGAGCAATATTCAATCTGATGTTTTTAAATATCCCGGGCATTCTGAATATTTAATGAAAGAATCGGGCGCATCTTCCTACTTGATGTTAATGGTTTCAGAAATAATGAAAATGGGTGTAGTTACCGATCACATCCCTTTGAGAGAAGTGTCTTCCCGCTTATCAAGGGAATTGATAGTTGAAAAACTTAGGCTTTATAATGAAACTTTGGTTAAAGATTTTGCAATTAACAAACCTAAAATTGCAGTTTTGGGTTTAAATCCACATGCTGGTGATGCTGACTTATTAGGGACAGAGGAAAGTGAAATTATTATTCCAGCTATTAACGAAGCCAAAGAAAAGGGCATATTAGCAATGGGTCCATATTCTGCAGATGGTTTTTTCGGTAGTCAGATGTATTATAAGTTCGATGGTGTATTAGCCATGTATCATGATCAGGGTCTTGCACCATTTAAATCATTGGTATTTGACAAAGGAGTTAACTACACTGCAGGCTTGCCTATTATTCGCACATCTCCAGTACATGGAACAGGATTCAATATTGCTGGCCAGGGAATTGCAGATGAAAACTCTTTTCGCGAAGCATTATTTGTGGCCATACAGGTTATGAAGAATCGCGAACAACACAAAGAAATTACGAGAGATCCTCTTGGAACTAAATTAGTTCGTGAAAAGGAAGATTTATAA
- a CDS encoding DUF177 domain-containing protein produces the protein MEKKSFYKAFDVKFPGLKLGEHSFDFQVNDDFFNQYEDSLVTKSNVAVKLILDKQSEVLYILNFEFNGSINLLCDRCLTQFDLPINENYRLIMKVDSEIENNEDVDIIFVSSHDLVFNVADYLYEFILIQLPLKVSCDMADLECDEEMTSKFDDIVIKENDTEENNPWAKLQELKNKFKED, from the coding sequence TTGGAAAAGAAATCGTTTTATAAAGCCTTTGATGTAAAGTTTCCGGGCTTGAAGCTTGGGGAGCATAGTTTTGATTTTCAGGTGAATGATGATTTTTTTAACCAATATGAAGATTCATTGGTTACAAAGTCGAATGTGGCCGTTAAACTAATACTTGACAAGCAGAGTGAAGTTTTATATATACTGAACTTTGAATTTAATGGAAGTATTAATTTGCTTTGCGACAGATGTTTGACACAATTTGATTTACCTATTAATGAGAATTATAGGCTAATCATGAAAGTAGATAGCGAAATTGAGAACAACGAAGATGTCGACATCATTTTTGTAAGCTCACACGATCTTGTATTTAATGTTGCTGATTATTTATATGAGTTCATTCTTATTCAGTTACCACTAAAGGTAAGTTGCGATATGGCTGATTTAGAATGTGATGAGGAAATGACCAGCAAATTTGATGATATAGTAATTAAAGAAAATGATACTGAAGAAAATAACCCTTGGGCTAAACTTCAGGAATTAAAGAATAAATTTAAAGAAGACTAA
- the rpmF gene encoding 50S ribosomal protein L32 — MAHPKRKISKTRRDKRRTHYKTTAPNIAICPTTGEPHIYHRAYWYEGKLYYKGKVVLDKEEA, encoded by the coding sequence ATGGCACATCCGAAGCGAAAAATTTCGAAAACGAGAAGAGATAAAAGAAGAACTCATTATAAGACAACTGCTCCTAACATTGCAATATGTCCTACTACTGGTGAACCACATATTTACCACAGAGCATACTGGTATGAAGGAAAATTGTATTATAAAGGCAAAGTAGTACTGGATAAAGAAGAGGCATAA
- a CDS encoding phosphate acyltransferase: protein MRIGLDLMGGDYAPLAALEGVAIALDHVTLKNKLVLFGDLSLIEKEYTELFNQLSSHQAVEFVNCTQHIKMSDSPTKSFSAKPESSIAVGYKYLASSQIDVFIGSGNTGAMMVGAFYAIKPIEGVIRPTITSYIPQLNGKRSILLDVGVNPDVRQDVLFQFGILGSVFSQKMEHIEKPRVALLNIGAEKEKGNLVSQAAYSLMEASSMIEFVGNIEGYDLFSDKADVIVCDGFTGNIALKLIEGFYKAMKSEDVSSPFLDKFNYENYGGTPILGINRAVLIGHGISSPVAFNKMINLAETVVDSNLVEELKKLFRSLNDY from the coding sequence ATGAGAATTGGATTGGATTTGATGGGTGGAGATTATGCTCCATTAGCTGCATTAGAAGGAGTTGCCATAGCACTCGATCATGTTACTCTGAAAAACAAACTGGTTTTATTTGGTGATTTAAGCCTGATTGAAAAGGAATATACTGAATTGTTTAATCAGCTTTCCTCACATCAGGCAGTTGAGTTTGTGAATTGCACACAACATATTAAAATGAGCGATTCACCAACCAAATCATTTTCAGCTAAACCTGAATCCAGTATTGCAGTCGGATACAAATATCTGGCATCATCACAAATTGATGTTTTTATTGGTTCGGGTAACACCGGAGCTATGATGGTTGGTGCCTTTTATGCCATTAAACCAATTGAAGGAGTTATCAGACCAACCATTACATCTTATATCCCACAGCTTAATGGTAAACGTTCTATTTTATTAGATGTAGGTGTAAATCCAGATGTTCGCCAAGATGTTTTATTCCAATTTGGAATATTAGGCTCTGTTTTTTCACAAAAAATGGAACACATTGAAAAACCACGAGTTGCTCTCCTTAATATAGGTGCTGAAAAAGAAAAAGGAAATTTGGTTTCTCAGGCTGCTTATAGTTTGATGGAAGCAAGTTCAATGATTGAATTTGTTGGGAACATCGAGGGCTATGATCTTTTTTCAGATAAAGCAGATGTGATTGTTTGTGATGGTTTTACTGGAAATATTGCACTGAAGCTAATTGAAGGATTTTACAAGGCGATGAAATCTGAAGATGTTTCCAGCCCATTTCTTGATAAATTTAATTATGAAAATTATGGGGGAACTCCCATATTAGGTATAAATAGAGCTGTTCTCATAGGGCACGGAATCTCTTCACCTGTGGCATTCAATAAGATGATTAATCTTGCCGAAACTGTTGTTGACAGTAATCTGGTTGAGGAATTAAAGAAACTTTTCAGAAGCTTAAATGATTATTAA
- a CDS encoding ketoacyl-ACP synthase III, which yields MGKIKAAIIGIQGFAPEDLLTNQDLEKMVDTSDEWIMTRTGIKQRHILKGEGLGTSDLATPAVKGLLAKTETNPDEIDMLICATVTPDMIFPATANVISDKCGIKNAFSYDLNAACSGFLYALVTASKFIESGSHKKVIVVGADKMSSIVDYTNRDTCVLFGDAGAAVLLEPCEDGDGIQDTIVKSDGSGRYHLHQKAGGSVKPPCHETIDAREHYIYQEGQAVFKFAVSRMADVAADIMKKNNLQSEDIAWLVPHQANLRIIDATARRMGINKDQVMINISEYGNTTNGTIPMCLWEWESQLKKGDNIVLAAFGGGFTWGAIYLKWAYDGTNK from the coding sequence ATGGGAAAAATTAAAGCAGCAATTATCGGAATACAAGGTTTTGCCCCTGAAGATTTACTGACAAACCAAGATTTGGAAAAAATGGTCGACACTTCCGATGAGTGGATCATGACCAGAACCGGGATTAAACAAAGGCATATATTAAAAGGTGAAGGTCTGGGAACATCCGATTTAGCCACCCCTGCTGTAAAAGGCTTATTAGCAAAAACAGAAACAAATCCAGATGAAATCGACATGCTGATTTGTGCAACTGTTACACCAGATATGATTTTCCCTGCAACAGCAAACGTAATTTCAGATAAATGCGGAATTAAAAATGCATTTAGCTATGACTTGAATGCAGCTTGCTCTGGTTTTCTTTATGCACTGGTAACTGCTTCAAAATTTATAGAATCTGGTTCTCATAAAAAAGTAATTGTTGTTGGAGCCGATAAAATGTCTTCCATAGTTGATTACACCAATCGTGATACATGTGTATTATTTGGAGATGCTGGTGCTGCAGTTTTACTTGAACCTTGTGAGGATGGAGATGGAATACAGGATACAATTGTAAAGTCTGATGGATCTGGTCGTTATCATTTACATCAGAAAGCTGGTGGGTCTGTTAAGCCTCCTTGCCACGAGACGATTGACGCACGTGAACATTATATATATCAGGAAGGACAAGCTGTGTTTAAATTTGCCGTTTCAAGAATGGCTGATGTAGCAGCTGATATCATGAAAAAGAATAATCTTCAATCAGAAGATATTGCTTGGCTTGTACCTCATCAGGCCAATTTAAGGATTATAGATGCAACTGCCAGACGAATGGGTATTAATAAGGATCAGGTAATGATTAATATCTCAGAATACGGAAACACCACAAATGGAACAATTCCAATGTGTCTGTGGGAGTGGGAAAGTCAGTTGAAAAAAGGAGATAACATAGTATTAGCTGCTTTTGGTGGAGGCTTTACCTGGGGAGCTATCTATTTGAAGTGGGCATATGATGGTACAAATAAATAA
- the efp gene encoding elongation factor P, protein MASTSDFKNGLCIEFNNGLYQIVEFQHVKPGKGPAFVRTKLKGLTNGKVIENTFTAGVKVTTARVERRPFQYLYTDDTGFVFMNMESFDQINLQEDLVPAHMFLKEGQDIEIVFHAETETPLFTELPAFIELAVTYTEPGVKGDTATNTLKPATLETGAEIQVPLFVDIDDCIKIDTRSNSYSERVKK, encoded by the coding sequence ATGGCAAGTACATCAGATTTTAAAAATGGTTTATGTATCGAATTCAATAATGGTTTGTATCAAATTGTTGAATTTCAACATGTAAAACCAGGTAAAGGGCCTGCATTTGTACGCACAAAGCTCAAAGGATTAACAAACGGAAAGGTAATTGAGAATACTTTTACGGCTGGTGTGAAAGTTACTACAGCCCGTGTTGAGAGAAGACCATTTCAGTACTTATATACAGATGATACCGGCTTTGTATTTATGAATATGGAGTCATTTGATCAGATAAATCTGCAGGAAGATCTGGTGCCTGCACATATGTTCTTAAAAGAAGGACAGGATATTGAGATCGTATTTCATGCAGAAACAGAGACACCTTTATTTACAGAATTGCCTGCTTTTATTGAATTAGCAGTTACATATACTGAGCCTGGTGTAAAGGGTGATACGGCTACAAATACTTTAAAACCAGCAACTTTGGAGACTGGTGCTGAAATTCAGGTGCCGCTTTTTGTCGACATCGATGACTGCATAAAAATAGACACACGGTCAAACTCGTATTCAGAACGTGTAAAGAAATAA
- the rplM gene encoding 50S ribosomal protein L13 — protein MSALSYKTKFANVNNFSRNWYLIDAEGEILGRLASEIAKIVRGKNKADFTPHFNSGDKVIIINAEKVRLTGKKMADKQYIRHTGYPGGQRVKTPMDLLKTKPEEIVRHAVEGMLPKNKLRKVYMKNLHIYTGPEHPHSVQKPESFEIK, from the coding sequence GTGAGTGCTTTAAGTTATAAAACAAAGTTTGCTAACGTCAATAATTTTTCCAGAAATTGGTATTTAATTGATGCCGAAGGAGAAATTTTAGGTCGATTAGCATCTGAAATTGCTAAAATAGTCAGGGGTAAAAACAAAGCTGATTTTACACCACATTTCAACTCAGGTGATAAGGTTATTATCATCAATGCTGAAAAGGTAAGACTTACTGGCAAAAAAATGGCTGATAAACAATATATTCGTCATACAGGTTATCCGGGAGGTCAGCGAGTAAAAACTCCAATGGATTTATTGAAAACTAAACCTGAAGAAATTGTTCGTCACGCAGTTGAAGGCATGTTGCCTAAAAACAAACTGAGGAAGGTGTACATGAAAAATTTGCACATTTACACAGGTCCTGAGCATCCACATAGTGTTCAAAAACCTGAATCATTTGAAATTAAATAA
- the rpsI gene encoding 30S ribosomal protein S9 — protein sequence MENIHTVGRRKTSVARIFMSKGEGTIMVNNKNYIEYFNNITTRTIVEEAFKLSETTGTYNVKVNVQGGGTTGQAEATRLAIARALVEINEEFKDVLKKNGCLKRDPRMVERKKPGQPKARKKFQFRKR from the coding sequence ATGGAAAATATTCATACTGTAGGAAGAAGAAAGACATCTGTTGCCAGGATATTTATGTCCAAAGGCGAAGGGACAATAATGGTTAACAATAAAAACTATATAGAGTATTTCAATAATATCACTACACGAACAATAGTAGAAGAAGCATTCAAACTATCAGAAACTACTGGAACTTATAATGTTAAAGTAAACGTTCAGGGTGGTGGAACAACAGGTCAGGCAGAAGCTACCCGACTTGCTATCGCCAGAGCATTAGTTGAAATTAACGAAGAGTTTAAGGATGTTTTGAAGAAAAATGGCTGTCTCAAAAGAGATCCCAGAATGGTTGAGCGAAAGAAACCAGGTCAGCCCAAAGCCAGAAAGAAATTCCAGTTTAGAAAGAGATAA